A segment of the Bacillus pseudomycoides genome:
GACGAAGAAACGCTACCAACATGAATCAATGCGACGTGGGTACATTGAAATGGGAAAAATTAATCTTGGTATTGCATCTGAAGCTTTCTTAGCAGAGTATGAAGCAGCTCATACAGTAGAACGCTTAGTTAGCGGGGGGTAATATTTTGATTGTAAAACGCGGCGACGTGTATTTTGCAGACCTTTCCCCAGTTGTTGGTTCTGAGCAAGGAGGCGTTCGTCCGGTTCTTGTCATTCAAAATGACATCGGAAATCGTTTTAGTCCGACTGTGATTGTAGCGGCTATTACTGCGCAGATTCAGAAAGCAAAATTGCCCACACATGTGGAAATTGATGCGAAAAAGTACGGCTTTGAGAGAGATTCTGTTATCTTGCTCGAACAGATTCGAACAATCGATAAGCAGCGCTTAACGGATAAAATTACTCATTTAGATGAGTTAATGATGAGTCGTGTAGATGAAGCACTGCAAATTAGTTTAGGACTAATAGATTTTTAAATCGGCAGTTTAAGTTGCTCTCTTAGGAGCAACTTTTTTTATTAAGGGAGGTTCGGTTGTATATGGAAATGGTAGATAATCGACAAGCGTTAATGAAAATGTTAGTGAAAGAATTAGGCTTTACAGAAAAGCAGGTTCGTCATGTTATTCAATTAACAGAAGAAGGTAATACAGTTCCATTTATTGCTCGTTACCGAAAAGAATGGACCGGATCTTTAGATGAAGTGCAAATTCGTGCAATCTTAGAAAGATGGCAATATATGATGCAACTTGAAGATCGGAAAGAAGAGGTTCTTCGTCTGATTCATGAAAAGGGAAAATTAACAGAAGAGTTGCGTCACTATATTATATCTGCAACAAAACTACAAGAAGTAGAAGACTTGTACCGTCCGTATAAAGAAAAAAGAAGAACGAAAGCGACGATTGCTAAAGATAAGGGGCTTGAATCGTTAGCTGAATGGTTACTTCTGTTTACGAAAGAAGACCCAAAAGATAAGGCAAAAGAGTTTGTTAATGCTGAGAAAGAAGTGCAATCTGTCCAAGAAGCATTGCAAGGTGCGCAAGATATTATTGCAGAACTTGTATCAGATGATGCAGCGTATCGTAGCTGGATTCGTAATGTTGCCTTTAGAAAAGGAATGATTGCGTCCTCTGTAAAAGATGAAGAAAAAGATGAAAAAAATATATATGAGATGTACTACGGTTATGAAGAGCCTTTGCAAAAGATTGTGCCGCATCGTGTATTAGCTATGAACCGTGGTGAAAAAGAAGAGATTTTAAAAGTTTCTGTTGTGCCGCCGACAGAAGAGATTGTTCGCTTTTTACATAAGAAAGAGATTCGCGATGCTTCTTCTAAAAGTGCAGAGTATGTACAATTAGCGATTGATGATGGATACAAGCGATTAATTCAGCCGTCAATCGAAAGGGAGATTCGTAAAGAATTAACTGAAACTGCAGAAGAGCAAGCAATTCACATTTTTTCTGAGAATTTACGTAATTTATTATTGCAGCCACCAATGAAAGGGAAAGTAGTCTTAGCGGTAGATCCTGCATATCGAACGGGATGTAAATTATCTGTGGTAGATGATACAGGGAAAGTTCTTCATATTGATGTTATCTACCCGCATCCACCTGTACGGAAATATGAAGATGCAAAAGGAAAAGTTCTTTCTATTATAGATAAATATCAAGTGCAGATGATTGCAATTGGAAATGGTACAGCTTCTAGGGAAACAGAAGAGTTTATAGTAGATGTTTTACAATCAGTGCCGCGAGATGTATTTTATATTATTGTTAATGAAGCGGGGGCTAGTGTATATTCAGCTTCTGATTTGGCTCGTGAAGAATTTCCAGATTTGCAAGTTGAGGAAAGAAGTGCTGTTTCGATTGGAAGACGTCTGCAAGATCCGCTTGCAGAACTTGTGAAAATTGATCCGAAATCAGTTGGGGTAGGACAGTATCAACATGATGTATCACAAAAGAGATTAAATGAATCATTAACATTTGTTGTGGAAACAGCTGTTAACCAAGTGGGAGTGAATGTGAATACAGCTTCTGTCGCGCTATTACAATACGTTTCGGGATTATCAAAAACTGTTGCGAAAAATATTGTAAGCAAACGTGAAGAAGATGGGAAATTTACAAAACGTACAGAGTTGAAGAAAATACCGCGGTTAGGTGCCAAGACGTATGAACAGTGTATTGGTTTCTTGCGTATACTAGAAGGTAAAAATCCACTTGATAGAACGAGCATCCATCCAGAGCAGTATAAAAATGTTGAATTGCTATTAAAAAGTTTAGGGTTATCGATTGATGATGTAGGACAACCACATTTACAACAATGTTTAGAGGAAGTAGAGCTTTCTAAATTATCTCAAGAGACGAATATTGGTGAACCAACATTAATTGATATTATAGATTCCCTAATTAGACCAGAACGAGATATGCGTGATGAATTACCAAAGCCACTTTTGAAAAAGGGAATTCTCAAATTAGAAGATTTAAAGCGCGGCATGGAGTTAGAAGGAACGGTTCGAAATGTCGTTGATTTTGGTGCGTTTGTCGATATTGGTGTGAAGCAAGATGGTTTAGTACATATTTCTAAACTGAGCAAACAGTTTGTGAAGCATCCGTTAGATGTGGTATCTGTCGGGCAAATTGTAAAGGTATGGGTAGATGATGTTGATATGAAAAAAGGACGCGTTGCCTTGTCGATGCTACCTATTGAATAATAATGGGAAAAGGGCAGGGTGACACTGCCCTTTTTTCGTGAACGGATGTTATTGGGGATTTAATCGGTGGGAAAGGCTTCAGCCCCCGCCGATTAAACGTTCGCTTTGTCAGGAATTTTGATGTAATTTGCTATAATAAAACCAGCATTCGTTTAGTAGCTTAATTTGATACCGGTTTTTTTCGAAATATGCACGTTGCATTTGTTTTCGGAGCCATGTAGGCATAAGAATCCCTCCTTGTTTAATCCGGCTCTAACAAGTAGCCTCTATGGAGTGAAATAGAGATTTAACTCCATCTTGGGAACTGCTTATAAGAGTTTGGTTAGTGAAGTTCTATGAAAAAATGAGGGAGAAGGTATTTCATAGAAGTTACACTTTTTGAATGAGGATGGGTATATGTACTATTTAATATATGTATAAGAAAGAAGAAAAGTGTAAGTTTATTTTTAGTTTTTGGGGGAATAAAAATGAATGAAAAAGAAGTTCAAAAACTTGTAGAAGAAATATCGTTACAATATTTCGGGAGGTTTTTTTTGCATAAAGCAATGTTTAATAAACGCCTGCGTACAACTGGTGGGAGATATTTGTTGCAAAGTCATAATATAGAATTAAACTATCATTATTATGAAGTGTATGGAAAAGAAGAATTAATTGGCATCATTAAGCATGAGCTGTGTCATTATCACTTACATATTATGGGGAAAGGATATCAACATCGGGATCGAGATTTTCGTCAGTTATTGAAAGAGGTTGGAGCCCCTAGATTTTGCAAGAGAATACCGGGAGTGGAAAAAGAGCCTGAAACGAATGTGTATGAATGCATAGAATGCGCTTTTCAATATGTAAGAAGACGTTCAATCAATACAAAAAGATATGTTTGCGGAAAGTGTAAGGGTAGATTAAAAGAGATAAAAAAACACCTTGACAGTTAAAAACCAATCCAGTATATTATAAACATGTCACGTTTGTACAAAATATTGTATAAACGACTTGACTTATAATATGAATTTATATAAGATGTAAACTGTCTTTCTTATTCCGCAGTAGCTCAGTGGTAGAGCTATCGGCTGTTAACCGATCGGTCGTAGGTTCGAGTCCTACCTGCGGAGCCATATAGAGAAGTACCCAAGTGGCTCAAGGGGCTCCCCTGCTAAGGGAGTAGATCGCTAACGCGGTGCGAGGGTTCGAATCCCTTCTTCTCTGCCATTCATATTGGCCCGTTGGTCAAGTGGTTAAGACACCGCCCTTTCACGGCGGTAACACGGGTTCGAATCCCGTACGGGTCACCACTTTCGGAGGATTAGCTCAGCTGGGAGAGCACCTGCCTTACAAGCAGGGGGTCGGCGGTTCGATCCCGTCATCCTCCACCATATATAATATACAAATAGTATCGTCGCGGGGTGGAGCAGTCCGGTAGCTCGTCGGGCTCATAACCCGAAGGTCGCAGGTTCAAATCCTGTCCCCGCAACCAATGGTCCCGTGGTGTAGTGGTTAACATGCCTGCCTGTCACGCAGGAGATCGCCGGTTCGACCCCGGTCGGGACCGCCATTCTAACTTCTGCTAATAAGCAGTTGTTTTTTATTGCTTATTGTGATAAGATGTTTTTTGTCACTAAAAAGGAATATTTTTTGATGGGCTATAGCCAAGCGGTAAGGCAACGGACTTTGACTCCGTCATGCGCTGGTTCGAATCCAGCTAGCCCAGCCATTTACGAGCCATTAGCTCAGTTGGTAGAGCATCTGACTTTTAATCAGAGGGTCGAAGGTTCGAGTCCTTCATGGCTCACTTTTTTATTTCCGCGGGTGTGGCGGAATTGGCAGACGCACCAGACTTAGGATCTGGCGCCTTTGGCGTGGGGGTTCGACTCCCTTCACCCGCATTATGCGGTCGTGGCGGAATGGCAGACGCGCTAGGTTGAGGGCCTAGTGGGGGAAACCCCGTGGAGGTTCAAGTCCTCTCGGCCGCACCAAAGAAAAAATAAAAAAGTGCTTGCATTTGAAAATGCAATGTGATAAGATAATTAAGTCGCTGAAATACAACGACGACAAAACATCATAAATAAGCGCCCGTAGCTCAATTGGATAGAGCGTTTGACTACGGATCAAGAGGTTAGGGGTTCGACTCCTCTCGGGCGCGCCATAACGGGAAGTGGCTCAGCTTGGTAGAGCACCTGGTTTGGGACCAGGGGGTCGCAGGTTCAAATCCTGTCTTCCCGACCACGCGGGTGTAGTTTAGTGGTAAAACAAGAGCCTTCCAAGCTCTGGTCGAGAGTTCGATTCTCTTCACCCGCTTTTAGTTCTTTGAAAACTGAACGAAACAAACAACGTGAAACGTCAATTTTTATTTTAGGTGCTAGACAAACTAACTTTATTGGAGAGTTTGATCCTGGCTCAGGATGAACGCTGGCGGCGTGCCTAATACATGCAAGTCGAGCGAATGAATTAAGAGCTTGCTCTTATGAAGTTAGCGGCGGACGGGTGAGTAACACGTGGGTAACCTGCCCATAAGACTGGGATAACTCCGGGAAACCGGGGCTAATACCGGATAACATTTTGCACTGCATGGTGCGAAATTGAAAGGCGGCTTCGGCTGTCACTTATGGATGGACCCGCGTCGCATTAGCTAGTTGGTGAGGTAACGGCTCACCAAGGCAACGATGCGTAGCCGACCTGAGAGGGTGATCGGCCACACTGGGACTGAGACACGGCCCAGACTCCTACGGGAGGCAGCAGTAGGGAATCTTCCGCAATGGACGAAAGTCTGACGGAGCAACGCCGCGTGAGTGATGAAGGCTTTCGGGTCGTAAAACTCTGTTGTTAGGGAAGAACAAGTGCTAGTTGAATAAGCTGGCACCTTGACGGTACCTAACCAGAAAGCCACGGCTAACTACGTGCCAGCAGCCGCGGTAATACGTAGGTGGCAAGCGTTATCCGGAATTATTGGGCGTAAAGCGCGCGCAGGTGGTTTCTTAAGTCTGATGTGAAAGCCCACGGCTCAACCGTGGAGGGTCATTGGAAACTGGGAGACTTGAGTGCAGAAGAGGAAAGTGGAATTCCATGTGTAGCGGTGAAATGCGTAGAGATATGGAGGAACACCAGTGGCGAAGGCGACTTTCTGGTCTGTAACTGACACTGAGGCGCGAAAGCGTGGGAGCAAACAGGATTAGATACCCTGGTAGTCCACGCCGTAAACGATGAGTGCTAAGTGTTAGAGGGTTTCCGCCCTTTAGTGCTGAAGTTAACGCATTAAGCACTCCGCCTGGGGAGTACGGCCGCAAGGCTGAAACTCAAAGGAATTGACGGGGGCCCGCACAAGCGGTGGAGCATGTGGTTTAATTCGAAGCAACGCGAAGAACCTTACCAGGTCTTGACATCCTCTGACAACCCTAGAGATAGGGCTTCTCCTTCGGGAGCAGAGTGACAGGTGGTGCATGGTTGTCGTCAGCTCGTGTCGTGAGATGTTGGGTTAAGTCCCGCAACGAGCGCAACCCTTGATCTTAGTTGCCATCATTAAGTTGGGCACTCTAAGGTGACTGCCGGTGACAAACCGGAGGAAGGTGGGGATGACGTCAAATCATCATGCCCCTTATGACCTGGGCTACACACGTGCTACAATGGACGGTACAAAGAGCTGCAAGACCGCGAGGTGGAGCTAATCTCATAAAACCGTTCTCAGTTCGGATTGTAGGCTGCAACTCGCCTACATGAAGCTGGAATCGCTAGTAATCGCGGATCAGCATGCCGCGGTGAATACGTTCCCGGCCTTGTACACACCGCCCGTCACACCACGAGAGTTTGTAACACCCGAAGTCGGTGGGGTAACCTTTATGGAGCCAGCCGCCTAAGGTGGGACAGATGATTGGGGTGAAGTCGTAACAAGGTAGCCGTATCGGAAGGTGCGGCTGGATCACCTCCTTTCTATGGAGAATTGATGAACGCTGTTCATCAATATAAGTTTCCGTGTTTCGTTTTGTTCAGTTTTGAGAGAACTATCTCTCAGAAATAAATGTATGTTCTTTGAAAACTAGATAACAGTGTAGCTCATATTTTTAATTTTAGTTTGGTTAAGTTAGAAAGGGCGCACGGTGGATGCCTTGACACTAGGAGTCGATGAAGGACGGGACTAACGCCGATATGCTTCGGGGAGCTGTAAGTAAGCTTTGATCCGAAGATTTCCGAATGGGGAAACCCACTATACGTAATGGTATGGTATCCTTACCTGAATACATAGGGTATGGAAGACAGACCCAGGGAACTGAAACATCTAAGTACCTGGAGGAAGAGAAAGCAAATGCGATTTCCTGAGTAGCGGCGAGCGAAACGGAATCTAGCCCAAACCAAGAGGCTTGCCTCTTGGGGTTGTAGGACATTCTATACGGAGTTACAAAGGAACGAGGTAGACGAAGCAGTCTGGAAAGGCTCGTCACAGAGGGTAACAACCCCGTAGTCGAAACTTCGTTCTCTCTTGAATGTATCCTGAGTACGGCGGAACACGTGAAATTCCGTCGGAATCCGGGAGGACCATCTCCCAAGGCTAAATACTACCTAGTGATCGATAGTGAACCAGTACCGTGAGGGAAAGGTGAAAAGCACCCCGGAAGGGGAGTGAAAGAGATCCTGAAACCGTGTGCCTACAAATAGTCAGAGCCCGTTAATGGGTGATGGCGTGCCTTTTGTAGAATGAACCGGCGAGTTACGATCCCGTGCGAGGTTAAGCTGAAGAGGCGGAGCCGTAGCGAAAGCGAGTCTGAATAGGGCGTTTAGTACGTGGTCGTAGACCCGAAACCAGGTGATCTACCCATGTCCAGGGTGAAGTTCAGGTAACACTGAATGGAGGCCCGAACCCACGCACGTTGAAAAGTGCGGGGATGAGGTGTGGGTAGCGGAGAAATTCCAATCGAACCTGGAGATAGCTGGTTCTCCCCGAAATAGCTTTAGGGCTAGCCTTAAGTGTAAGAGTCTTGGAGGTAGAGCACTGATTGAACTAGGGTCCTCATCGGATTACCGAATTCAGTCAAACTCCGAATGCCAATGACTTATCCTTAGGAGTCAGACTGCGAGTGATAAGATCCGTAGTCAAAAGGGAAACAGCCCAGACCGCCAGCTAAGGTCCCAAAGTGTGTATTAAGTGGAAAAGGATGTGGAGTTGCTTAGACAACTAGGATGTTGGCTTAGAAGCAGCCACCATTTAAAGAGTGCGTAATAGCTCACTAGTCGAGTGACTCTGCGCCGAAAATGTACCGGGCTAAATACACCACCGAAGCTGCGGATTGATACCTATGGTATCAGTGGTAGGGGAGCGTTCTAAGGACAGTGAAGTCAGACCGGAAGGACTGGTGGAGTGCTTAGAAGTGAGAATGCCGGTATGAGTAGCGAAAGACGGGTGAGAATCCCGTCCACCGAATGCCTAAGGTTTCCTGAGGAAGGCTCGTCCGCTCAGGGTTAGTCAGGACCTAAGCCGAGGCCGACAGGCGTAGGCGATGGACAACAGGTTGATATTCCTGTACCACCTCTTTATCGTTTGAGCAATGGAGGGACGCAGAAGGATAGAAGAAGCGTGCGATTGGTTGTGCACGTCCAAGCAGTTAGGCTGATAAGTAGGCAAATCCGCTTATCGTGAAGGCTGAGCTGTGATGGGGAAGCTCCTTATGGAGCGAAGTCTTTGATTCCCCGCTGCCAAGAAAAGCTTCTAGCGAGATAAAAGGTGCCTGTACCGCAAACCGACACAGGTAGGCGAGGAGAGAATCCTAAGGTGTGCGAGAGAACTCTGGTTAAGGAACTCGGCAAAATGACCCCGTAACTTCGGGAGAAGGGGTGCTTTCTTAACGGAAAGCCGCAGTGAATAGGCCCAAGCGACTGTTTAGCAAAAACACAGGTCTCTGCGAAGCCGTAAGGCGAAGTATAGGGGCTGACACCTGCCCGGTGCTGGAAGGTTAAGGAGAGGGGTTAGCGCAAGCGAAGCTCTGAACTGAAGCCCCAGTAAACGGCGGCCGTAACTATAACGGTCCTAAGGTAGCGAAATTCCTTGTCGGGTAAGTTCCGACCCGCACGAAAGGTGTAACGATTTGGGCACTGTCTCAACCAGAGACTCGGTGAAATTATAGTACCTGTGAAGATGCAGGTTACCCGCGACAGGACGGAAAGACCCCGTGGAGCTTTACTGTAGCCTGATATTGAATTTTGGTACAGTTTGTACAGGATAGGCGGGAGCCTTTGAAGCCGGAGCGCTAGCTTCGGTGGAGGCGCTGGTGGGATACCGCCCTGACTGTATTGAAATTCTAAC
Coding sequences within it:
- a CDS encoding SprT family protein, yielding MNEKEVQKLVEEISLQYFGRFFLHKAMFNKRLRTTGGRYLLQSHNIELNYHYYEVYGKEELIGIIKHELCHYHLHIMGKGYQHRDRDFRQLLKEVGAPRFCKRIPGVEKEPETNVYECIECAFQYVRRRSINTKRYVCGKCKGRLKEIKKHLDS
- the ndoA gene encoding type II toxin-antitoxin system endoribonuclease NdoA, with translation MIVKRGDVYFADLSPVVGSEQGGVRPVLVIQNDIGNRFSPTVIVAAITAQIQKAKLPTHVEIDAKKYGFERDSVILLEQIRTIDKQRLTDKITHLDELMMSRVDEALQISLGLIDF
- the cmpA gene encoding cortex morphogenetic protein CmpA translates to MPTWLRKQMQRAYFEKNRYQIKLLNECWFYYSKLHQNS
- a CDS encoding Tex family protein, with product MEMVDNRQALMKMLVKELGFTEKQVRHVIQLTEEGNTVPFIARYRKEWTGSLDEVQIRAILERWQYMMQLEDRKEEVLRLIHEKGKLTEELRHYIISATKLQEVEDLYRPYKEKRRTKATIAKDKGLESLAEWLLLFTKEDPKDKAKEFVNAEKEVQSVQEALQGAQDIIAELVSDDAAYRSWIRNVAFRKGMIASSVKDEEKDEKNIYEMYYGYEEPLQKIVPHRVLAMNRGEKEEILKVSVVPPTEEIVRFLHKKEIRDASSKSAEYVQLAIDDGYKRLIQPSIEREIRKELTETAEEQAIHIFSENLRNLLLQPPMKGKVVLAVDPAYRTGCKLSVVDDTGKVLHIDVIYPHPPVRKYEDAKGKVLSIIDKYQVQMIAIGNGTASRETEEFIVDVLQSVPRDVFYIIVNEAGASVYSASDLAREEFPDLQVEERSAVSIGRRLQDPLAELVKIDPKSVGVGQYQHDVSQKRLNESLTFVVETAVNQVGVNVNTASVALLQYVSGLSKTVAKNIVSKREEDGKFTKRTELKKIPRLGAKTYEQCIGFLRILEGKNPLDRTSIHPEQYKNVELLLKSLGLSIDDVGQPHLQQCLEEVELSKLSQETNIGEPTLIDIIDSLIRPERDMRDELPKPLLKKGILKLEDLKRGMELEGTVRNVVDFGAFVDIGVKQDGLVHISKLSKQFVKHPLDVVSVGQIVKVWVDDVDMKKGRVALSMLPIE